The stretch of DNA TCGTCGTCTCCGACGAGCCAACCCCAGCCAGGCAGCCACACCAACCCGTGACCAACCAGAGCAGAGGCAGCTCTCTTGGCGTGCTCACCTCAGCTCAGCTTGCCTCGGCTTGTTCCAAGATTTTCCCTCACCTGCTCGATATCTCTCTCCTTCCCCATCCCACCGTAAGGACAAGGGACAGAGAAGCAAGAAGGGTAGAGCAAGAGCGCCCGTCCGCGGTCGTCCATGGCGGGGGTGGCCAAGCAGCTCTTCGCCGCGTCCGAGGTCGCCCTCCACTCCTCCAGGAAGGACTGCTGGGTCGCCATCGGCGGAAAGGTCAGCGAGAAGGAGATCTTTCTTGTACCTTTCTCTTGGTTCGCTGGGGGAGACAGAGATCTGATTCGACTTTGTCAGACTCTGATGATTTTGGTGGCCTGTCTGGTTGGTTTCAGGTTTATGATGTGACCAAGTTCTTGGAGGACCACCCTGGGGGAGAGGATGTACTCCTCCATGCATCAGGTAGGCTAAGATTGTGCTCCTTGGCTCCCTGCCTTTGCTTTAGTTTTCTTTCGTCTGCTTCATTGTTTTGCATGCTTATCTGTTCACAAAACTGTAATCCGTGTAGGAAATCATTTTGCTAGATCAATTTCATCATTTCTTATTACCGCTTCAAACTTTTATGCAAACTGAAGTACTGAATTTCATTTTTGGAAGTTCCGTAACCGATACATGAGAAATCAGGTTGTAAAATTCCGTAGAAGGTGGTACTTAGGATGGTCCAAAAATGTGCTAAATACACTCGAGTTGCTTATTTGTGTTCCAGGACCCCTGGTTAGTATAAAAGGATTTAAGGTCTGTTTGGTTGCCTGCCGACGGCGCCACACCGCGcctaaggtgcggcggccgattCGGCCGCCACACCTGCGTCGCGAGATGTGTGGCGTGGCGCGGCATCCGAGGCAGGCAACCAAACACGCCTTTAACCTGTTCTGATATGTTATCACCATGCTATCCATGACAAAATATCTGGTAGGCTTAGAAAGAATCAATAGCTGGATGGATTCAAATGTCGACAAAAAGTAAAACTCAAATCTGAGTATGCCAAAGCTGCTTGCCAACAGTGAGACTAGTGGGTCATGTTGGAACTATGTTTGCCCAGAAGAACCAATGCATGGAAGCTAACATGTTCTTTATTTCGAATGTTGCTTTCATCTAGGTCAAATCATCAAGCCTTTCAAATTGTGCGAACTTTGTCTTCCCAAATGAAACCGGTGCACTGGTTCCACTATACTTGTTCCTTTTAGATTACAAATTTTATCTGAATTTAACTGAAGAACCAAAACTGTAATGTAATGTTTACACTTACTATATCGATTTGAACAAGATACTTCCATAACTGGAATTATGCTAAGCTTGGTTTCCTCTGGctgtcataaattcttgaagcCTCTGGGGATGCCACGGAGGCATTTGAAGAGGTGGGACACAGCACGTCGGCCATCAGCATGATGGACAGCTTCCTGATCGGAAGCATCAAGGGCTACGTGCCTCCAAGTGCATCAAAGGCCACAGGTGCTTGGGGCCTGGATGCGCCACCAAATTCCAGGTCGATGCAAGGGAACAAAGGCCCTCCGAATCCGAATACATTCCTGGACTTCCTACTCCCATTATTTGTGCTTGGCCTGGCATCTGCAGCTTGGTATTACCTAACCTTCATCTCCAAGAACCATTAAATTCAGTGAGGCTTGGAATTATTGCTCACTATTAGATTGCTAGGGTTATATAAGCAAAATATATAAAGAAGGTAAACCTTGTCTTACAGTAACTTGAGGTTACTGGCTATGTTTTAGAGAGACAGAGAAGAGAAAGAAATGATTGTATTTTGCTTAATCTTCACGAAGTTGTAGTTTTCTTGGAAATCCTGTTCTTGCATGTAACACCTATGTCAACACACAGATGTATGAATGAGACAATTTGTCCTTATTTTTGCTTGGGAtgccttttcttgtgaaaaatctTAGTTTTGTGGTGAAAGATCCGGATGATATTATATATGCACATTGTATGTATCAACTCATCAAGAGATCACAAAGATACTATATGTGCGCATGAGGAGATGATGGTTGCATAAGTTTTTCTTTTTGGACCAACTATGAAGATTAATGGCTGAGAGATACTGTCAAACCTAGAATTTAGATCAGCTGAAGAGTTGCTTTATGTAAAGGCCAGCTCCAAGAAGGTAAAGACTTTCATATCCTAACTAGTCAATAATCCAAAATCTAGACTAACAAGCCTGTCATTACAGTTACAAAACTGCAACTTGATTGATACATTATTATATTTGCTGCATAGTTGTCGACCTTGACTATGACATAGTCATATAAGCTTTCTTAGCTCATTTACTTCAAAAATGCATGGGATAAGAATAATATAGGTTGCTATTGCTCTTTGACTTATTTTTCCTCTTTAGCTGGATCCCCACTAGAAAGGATATTCTCTCCAAAAAAAATAGAAAGCATATTTTAATTACTTCTTACTCCATGAGTTTCCTCCTGCCTTGTGCTGTGTATTATCCTTATCACCAGTCTATCATGACACATCAGAAGTTTTAACATTATCAATAATGATATACAACTCATTAAGAAGCGATAAGAAAGAGAAATGAAATTTGTCAAAGGATGCATTATGCAACACATATATAAACATTTGTCAGTAATGAATGATTTCCATTACAGTTATAGCAAACATTTTATACCTTATAGATGGCCATGCTTACCATCACCAAGAGTTGTCACAAATACTAAAACAATTTACTTGAACAAAAACCATCGGATGACATCAGATGATAGATGCCAGTTGCTGATGACTAAGTCCCAAGACATTCTTTGGCCTCGTCATTTGCGAAATATTTCGAAGGACATACCTCACAGGCTTGTGCCAAGAACATCCTCCTCTCCCTGGCTGCTTAATTCCTCCTCTGCATGAGAGCAAAAATGGATGGCCTCATCCCCTTCGTCCTCAAGGctctgaagaagaagaaggccaTGAAGCACTAccgctccctctcctcctccgacCACCTGGCGCACTTCGATGTCACAGAGCCCTCGCCCCAGGGTTCCCTCTTCATGACGCCTCAGCATCCCAGGGCTCCCAGATGGCATGGCGGCGACGCGAACAACTTCATGACGCCTCAGCACCCCAGGGCGTCAAGATGGCTTGATGTTGATGAAGGCGATGGCAACGGTGAgccttctgctgctgctgcagttccggCGGCTGTGGTGCCACCTGTGGCGCGCGCCAAGAGCAGCAGCACGCGGCTCCTGCCCGTcatggagccgccgccgctcaacGCCGGCCATGAGCGGGGGCTCAGGTACGGTCGGAGCTGCCATGGCGGTAAGTGACCAAGAGTTTGGGCTTGGTGGTGGAGATGGTTGTACTTGTACAGTTGGCTGGCAATGCAAGGAGAGATGGTAATTTAGATTATTAACATGCCATGTAACGTTAGCACACACTATGTTCATGATGCTGGGATTACAAAAAACTCGccgttttttttttgttgataATTCAGCGAATTGTTTTGATGGGTGTCGCTTCATGGGATAGTAGTTGACTTGTCTTCCTTCAGTCTCGGACGCTGTGATTACCGGGTTTGCGGAGTCAATCCAATAGACAAGAAACGAAGCAAAGCAATCTTTTTTTACATTATAGTCATTGATCCCTCTCTTGAGCTCCTTTTTCCTCCGGTATGGTCGCAAATTATGTTGTGAATATACAACAAACCAAACAAAATGCCTTTGTTTTGTTGAACTAAATGTTGATCAATTGTGTGTCGCTAGTTTCTGGCCTTATCTTTAACTAAGGGCCACTGGTGAGAGGAAGGAGGCCTTTTCCTCGTCACCTGGTGGTATCTTGAGTATGGATCCTTGAAGCTTTTGTTTGATTTCATTTTTCCTTAACCAGCATGATAAAGCTAGAATGGGAAAACAGTGCTATGGATATAGCAGGAAAAACATGTTTTTGAAGAGATCAGGGTAGTTATATATCACTAGTAGCTATGGCAGGAAAACATTGATGGATACTATTACTGGCAGTTTATATTATGAGCTGACAGTAATAATTAGAAAAACAACATGTTTACTATCTGTTTAAAAACATTGGAATGGTGCCAGTTATAAACAGAGAGACGCAGAGTACTGTAGTAGTGATACAGGAGGAACGCATCCAGCAAGATTACGTAACTACGAATTTCTCCACTACAGCACAACAAAATATCACCTATCAAAGGTAGCAAAATTACAGATCTGCTCGGAGAAGTCTGGTCACACTTTGTATCCATATCTTTGGAGCAAAAAACCACTGACACACACTCTAGATACACCGCTCATTGAGCCCTATTTGTAGTTACAAGTGTTCTATGCACTACAAAACTCTTTGTGTGGACTGGCACTCTCTCAACTTGACAGCCACTTCCAACAGCTGCTCAGATGAGCCGAGCCACAGAAGCAGAACTATCTTTTAGGTACAGTCAAATGAGAATGCGGGAAATCTTCTATTTCCTCTTTGTATTGTATACATCAACTCCGCCATTTGTGCTGTGTCTGTGCGACGGAGGCGATTCATCATGTTTGGTATCAGTCAATAAAACATGGCGTTAGCTTTGTCAGACAAGAGGAGCGGACAGTGTGTCAGGAGGATAAACGGAGTGCTATCTCATGGAGGAGCAATCTCTTCTGAGCTGCGTCGATCACACCATTGCACTCAGCATTGACGAGGACCTCACTCATGATTGCTGCGGCATGACCAGTGGGCTCTTCAGATGTCCTTCTCAACATGAACATCTGCACAACATTAAGACAGTCCATTAAGCTGTTCTATTAAGTTTACGCCAGGTGCTGAAATTGACATGAAGTTCATTAGCCAGTTGCCCAGTTTCTACTTTACGTTGATTAACCAACTAATAATTGAGAAAAGGTTAGTAATTTAAGCTCTCACAGTTACAGTTGGTGTTTGAAAATACAAACAGAAATCACAACTTCAAGAGATCCGTTGAATAAGCTCACACTAAACCACAATTAGTTATTTCATCATCTGGAGAAGCTCCCTAACATGCAGAATGAAAACATATGCAAACAACACTACCATGCAACCATAGTTCCTAGAGAGGCAAAGTACCTGTCCACGATGAGAAATCTCAAGGCAGCCAGGTGGCTGGATCCATGGTTCACCATCAACCTGAACAGGGAATGAACTGTGGAGGTGCAATCTGATGACCTTTCCTTGGGCCAACCGGTGTGCCCTTGAAAGTCCGACCTATCAACCATGGAAGAATTGTTGTAAGATGCTACTTAAGGAACAGCACCAGACCTGGAAAATGGAAGACAGAATAATTGAAACATTTTAGATAATCAGTATCAGTACCTGCAGTTTGCCTAGATGCCATGTCCCCGATATACAGACCACCTCAAGCATTTTGTCATGAATTGATTGCAAACTGAAATCATCATCATGGTCATTGTCGTTCTGCCAAAGATCAACACCCCCCATGTAGCTAGGGATATTCATAACAATCACACCTTCTGCATCCTGATGAGGATACCACATAAGCAAGTTCCTCCAAACCTAAATAAAAAAAGCAGTGACAGATGAAACATATAAAGCAGGTTACCTCCGGAATTTCAATGTTCTTTCCATCAACTTCGAGGCTAACATGCCATGGTAAATCAGAACACGATCTGTCCATCATATCCTTAGCACCTTCTCTTGCATATATCAGCTTGTTGACAAACTGCATTGAGAAAATTAATACATTTATGTTTTAAAAAAGTCCATTTTACTCCcctcaacaattcactttgtcTACTTAACCCCCTAAACAAAATTTAGGCTCAAGCTACTACCCCAAACTATTTCAATTGGTCCAATCTACCCCCTAATaagatttctcttttttatttctccacttacaagtggaatttgaactttaaattttgcaatgtaacttataatatgatgccctatgctagaaaaatacattatgatttttttcatgaatatttttcatgcagaattGTATTTTTTGTGATAAATTTCGTGTTAAATGTTtccaaattatgaaaataaccaTGAAAAATTCTTAATGCATTTTTTAACATATGACATCATGTTCTCTATCCACtcacaaaatttgaacttaaaattcaattcatacacggagaaaaaaaaaagagaaatatcatTAGAGGGTAGATTGGACTAATTGAAATTGTTGGGGGAGTAAATTGAGCCTAAATTTTGCTCAGGGGGTTAAGCAGACAAGGTGAATTGTTGAAGGGAGTAAAATGGACTTTTTCCTTTATGTTTTCTACCGAAATATATGGTAAGCATAGAAGATAATATATTCACAACTGTTAAGAATGCACAGATTTCTCGGTAGTTCTCCAGGAATTCACAAGAAATAGTTCATTTCCTACAGAAGTATTCGAACATGCCATGTCTTAAGAGTAAACTGTAAAAGAAAATAAATTGCATTTCCCTACCTGGCTGCAAAATTGATCTGGTTTTTCCTCCCTACTAGTGTGGAAGTCATAAGCAACCTTTGCATCACATCCAATACCTACAGGACAGAACAAATAAATAATATTTTTAGCATCTTCTGACTGAAGTAATACATGTATGTATTAATACTAGAAACTGTTGAGTAAGATGGTGGAGTTGAAGGAGGAAACTTACCTAAATAATTAGTCATAAATTTTACTTGCTTGGTGCATTGACCTTCTGTTCCATTCTTCTCTTTAATGGCTACATTCCAGCGATCAAGCACTGTAACTGCTGCATGGTCAACATCATTTAAAAGTGCACATATTCCTCCTTGTCGCTCAACAGAAGATAAACCCCCGCCCCAGCGCATAACACGTGATAGGTCATTTCCTGTTCCCAAAGGAAGGATGGCAACAGGGGGAGGAGATTCATAGTTCTGCTTTTCAATGGAATCAAGAACCCAAGCTACAGTTCCATCCCCGCCACAAACAAGGATTCTGAAGTGTTTCACATTGTGGAATAGATGCAATCCAACTTCAGGACCCTGAGAAGCGCTTAGCTCAAatatctgaaacaaggattggAATAATTAGCAAAGCTAAAAGTATTAATTCTGCTAGAATCAACAGTGCCGGTGAAGGAATTAATGAGCCACCTGTGTTTCAATTAAAATACAAACAGATAGATTTTTATAACCAAATTAAAATACAaatgcccccccccccaaccaccaccaccaaaaaaaaagaaacatgaGCAAGATACAAATAGAGAAGCACTAGATATCAACAGAGTTATCCTGTACTTATATTTGGCAGGACAATTGCTAGTTATCCGGTACTTATATTATGCAGGACAATTGCAACATGTATCCAGAACTGCTGAACAACCTAAGTAAATTGATGGTTACATCATTTCTGATGATCTATTCTCATAAAAAGCTAGAACTTGTGAAAGAGTTTATTTGACTCAGCA from Panicum hallii strain FIL2 chromosome 3, PHallii_v3.1, whole genome shotgun sequence encodes:
- the LOC112884617 gene encoding cytochrome b5-like, whose product is MAGVAKQLFAASEVALHSSRKDCWVAIGGKVYDVTKFLEDHPGGEDVLLHASASGDATEAFEEVGHSTSAISMMDSFLIGSIKGYVPPSASKATGAWGLDAPPNSRSMQGNKGPPNPNTFLDFLLPLFVLGLASAAWYYLTFISKNH